The proteins below come from a single Nocardioides eburneiflavus genomic window:
- the truB gene encoding tRNA pseudouridine(55) synthase TruB: protein MVDPGLVVVDKSPGMTSHDVVARVRRLAGTRKVGHAGTLDPMATGVLVLGVDRATRLLGHLMLTEKSYDATIRLGVATTTDDAEGEVLETRAVDAVDPEAVRAELARFVGDIEQVPTAVSAIKVDGKRAYARVRDGEQVELKARPVTVHELVVHEVALPDVRISVRCSSGTYIRAIARDLGAALGVGGHLTALRRTAVGSFDLSLARTLEQLGEDFAVVPIAAAARATFPGVDLDDEQAAHVRFGRALDLALPDDGPHAVFAPGGEFLALYERRGDQARPVAVFV from the coding sequence ATGGTCGACCCCGGTCTGGTCGTCGTCGACAAGTCCCCGGGCATGACCTCGCACGACGTCGTGGCCCGGGTGCGCCGGCTCGCCGGCACCCGCAAGGTCGGCCACGCCGGCACCCTCGACCCGATGGCGACCGGCGTGCTGGTGCTGGGCGTGGACCGCGCCACCCGCCTGCTCGGGCACCTCATGCTCACCGAGAAGTCCTACGACGCGACCATCCGGCTGGGGGTCGCGACGACCACGGACGACGCCGAGGGCGAGGTCCTGGAGACGCGCGCGGTCGACGCCGTGGACCCGGAGGCCGTACGCGCGGAGCTGGCGCGGTTCGTCGGCGACATCGAGCAGGTGCCGACCGCCGTCTCGGCGATCAAGGTCGACGGCAAGCGGGCGTACGCCCGGGTCCGCGACGGCGAGCAGGTCGAGCTCAAGGCACGGCCGGTCACCGTCCACGAGCTGGTGGTGCACGAGGTGGCGCTGCCCGACGTACGGATCTCCGTGCGGTGCTCCTCCGGCACCTACATCCGCGCCATCGCGCGCGACCTCGGCGCCGCGCTCGGGGTGGGTGGCCACCTGACCGCGCTCCGGCGTACGGCCGTCGGCTCGTTCGACCTGTCGCTCGCGCGCACCCTCGAGCAGCTGGGTGAGGACTTCGCCGTCGTCCCGATCGCCGCCGCCGCACGCGCGACCTTCCCGGGTGTCGACCTCGACGACGAGCAGGCCGCGCACGTGCGCTTCGGTCGTGCGCTCGACCTCGCCCTCCCCGATGACGGCCCGCACGCGGTCTTCGCGCCGGGTGGCGAGTTCCTGGCCCTCTACGAGCGGCGCGGCGACCAGGCCAGGCCGGTCGCGGTCTTCGTCTGA
- the rbfA gene encoding 30S ribosome-binding factor RbfA — MSNPRVRKIADRIQVVVAEMLERRIKDPRLGFVTVTDVRLTGDSQQASIFYTVLGTEDELASTAAALESAKGVIRSEVAKQLGMRIVPSLTFIPDALPESARALDEVLARARQQDEEVAARRVEAYAGEPDPYKKPRVAEDELDEDLDAAEPDDVEDDRS; from the coding sequence ATGAGCAACCCCCGCGTGCGCAAGATCGCCGACCGGATCCAGGTGGTCGTCGCAGAGATGCTCGAGCGCCGGATCAAGGACCCGCGCCTCGGCTTCGTCACCGTCACCGACGTCCGCCTCACCGGCGACTCCCAGCAGGCCTCGATCTTCTACACCGTCCTCGGCACCGAGGACGAGCTGGCCAGCACCGCCGCGGCGCTCGAGTCGGCCAAGGGCGTCATCCGCTCCGAGGTCGCCAAGCAGCTCGGGATGCGTATCGTGCCGTCGCTGACCTTCATCCCCGACGCCCTGCCCGAGAGCGCCCGCGCGCTCGACGAGGTGCTCGCGCGCGCCCGGCAGCAGGACGAGGAGGTCGCGGCGCGTCGTGTCGAGGCGTACGCCGGCGAGCCCGACCCCTACAAGAAGCCGCGCGTGGCCGAGGACGAGCTCGACGAGGACCTCGATGCCGCCGAGCCGGACGACGTCGAGGACGACCGCTCCTGA
- the infB gene encoding translation initiation factor IF-2, which produces MAKTRVHELAKEFGVESKFVLEKLKEMGEFVKSASSTVEPPVEMRFKKQYGDELKAAAASAPAADKAPEADKPAARKAAPRPGPKPAPAPAGTEAPAEAPAAAEPVAEPAAPSAEPAAPSAEPAAPAAKPGPKPGPKAPPTEPEAPASEPEAPAAPAAKAPSPAPRPVGRPGAPRPGNNPFAPSQGMGQRPAPRTGGDDNRPPRPPAGGGDARPGMPRPNPAMMPKSPAAFGNGPGGRPARGGPGGGPGGGPGRPGAPGRGAPGRPGAGAGAPGGAPGRPGGFGPSGGGRPGGGRPGQRGQTQGAFGRPGGPSRRGRKSKRARRQEFEAMEAPTIGGVRVRKGNGETVRLPRGASLTDFAERINVDAAALVQMLFSLGEMVTSTQSVGDETFELLGEELNYVVQIVSPEDEDRELLETFDLEFGADEGDEADLVVRPPVVTVMGHVDHGKTKLLDALRDANVVDKEAGGITQHIGAYQVHTEVEGVDRRITLIDTPGHEAFTAMRARGAQATDIAILVVAADDGVMPQTVEALNHAKAAEVPIVVAVNKIDKPEADSTKVRGQLTEYGLIPEEYGGDAMFVDVSAKAGLNLDKLLEAVVLTADASLDLRANPTQDAQGLVVEAHLDRGRGPVATVLVQRGTLRVGDSIVAGPAHGRVRAMLDEHGNEITEADPSRPAMVLGLSAVPGAGQNFIVVEDDRMARQIAEKREARERAAMQAKRRVRRSLEDFMASMEKGESQELNLILKGDVSGSVEALEDALSQIDVGDEVSLRVIDRGVGAITETNVDLAAASDAIIIGFNVRPQGKASQMADKEGVEIRYYSVIYQAIEEIEAALKGMLKPVYEESTLGQAEIREIFRSSKAGNIAGCMVTSGLIRRNAKVRVLRDGAVVADNLDLASLRREKDDASEVREGFECGLVLRNFQDIKIGDVVEAFEMREIPRS; this is translated from the coding sequence GTGGCAAAGACCCGAGTCCACGAACTCGCCAAGGAGTTCGGAGTCGAGAGCAAGTTCGTTCTCGAGAAGCTCAAGGAGATGGGTGAGTTCGTCAAGTCGGCTTCGTCGACCGTCGAGCCCCCCGTCGAGATGCGCTTCAAGAAGCAGTACGGCGACGAGCTGAAGGCCGCTGCGGCCTCCGCCCCCGCCGCCGACAAGGCGCCCGAGGCCGACAAGCCGGCCGCCAGGAAGGCCGCGCCCAGGCCCGGTCCCAAGCCGGCGCCCGCGCCGGCCGGGACCGAGGCGCCTGCCGAGGCTCCGGCCGCTGCCGAGCCGGTCGCCGAGCCCGCCGCGCCGTCCGCCGAGCCCGCCGCGCCGTCCGCCGAGCCTGCGGCTCCGGCCGCGAAGCCCGGACCCAAGCCCGGCCCCAAGGCTCCGCCTACCGAGCCGGAGGCACCCGCCTCCGAGCCCGAGGCCCCGGCCGCTCCGGCGGCCAAGGCTCCGAGCCCGGCCCCCCGGCCGGTCGGCCGCCCGGGCGCCCCGCGCCCCGGCAACAACCCGTTCGCCCCCAGCCAGGGGATGGGGCAGCGCCCCGCACCCCGTACGGGCGGCGACGACAACCGTCCGCCGCGCCCGCCGGCCGGTGGCGGCGACGCCCGCCCCGGCATGCCCCGTCCCAACCCGGCGATGATGCCCAAGTCCCCGGCTGCCTTCGGCAACGGTCCCGGTGGCCGTCCGGCCCGCGGCGGTCCCGGCGGTGGCCCCGGTGGTGGCCCCGGTCGCCCGGGTGCCCCCGGCCGTGGTGCCCCGGGTCGTCCCGGCGCCGGTGCCGGCGCTCCCGGCGGCGCCCCCGGACGCCCCGGCGGCTTCGGCCCGTCCGGTGGTGGTCGTCCCGGTGGCGGTCGTCCCGGCCAGCGTGGTCAGACCCAGGGTGCCTTCGGCCGTCCCGGTGGTCCGTCGCGTCGCGGCCGCAAGTCCAAGCGGGCGCGTCGTCAGGAGTTCGAGGCCATGGAGGCCCCGACCATCGGCGGCGTGCGCGTCCGCAAGGGCAACGGCGAGACCGTACGCCTGCCGCGCGGTGCGTCCCTGACCGACTTCGCCGAGCGGATCAACGTCGACGCGGCCGCTCTGGTCCAGATGCTGTTCTCCCTCGGCGAGATGGTCACCTCGACCCAGTCCGTCGGTGACGAGACGTTCGAGCTGCTCGGCGAGGAGCTCAACTACGTCGTCCAGATCGTGTCCCCGGAGGACGAGGACCGCGAGCTGCTCGAGACGTTCGACCTCGAGTTCGGCGCCGACGAGGGCGACGAGGCCGACCTGGTCGTCCGTCCGCCGGTCGTCACGGTCATGGGTCACGTCGACCACGGAAAGACCAAGCTCCTCGACGCGCTGCGTGACGCCAACGTGGTCGACAAGGAGGCCGGTGGCATCACCCAGCACATCGGTGCCTACCAGGTCCACACCGAGGTCGAGGGTGTCGACCGTCGCATCACCCTGATCGACACCCCCGGTCACGAGGCGTTCACCGCCATGCGTGCCCGTGGCGCGCAGGCCACCGACATCGCGATCCTCGTGGTCGCGGCGGACGACGGCGTGATGCCGCAGACGGTCGAGGCGCTCAACCACGCCAAGGCCGCCGAGGTCCCGATCGTGGTGGCGGTCAACAAGATCGACAAGCCCGAGGCCGACTCCACCAAGGTCCGCGGCCAGCTCACCGAGTACGGCCTGATCCCTGAGGAGTACGGCGGCGACGCGATGTTCGTCGACGTGTCGGCCAAGGCCGGGCTCAACCTCGACAAGCTGCTCGAGGCCGTCGTGCTCACCGCCGACGCGTCGCTCGACCTGCGGGCCAACCCCACGCAGGACGCCCAGGGCCTCGTGGTCGAGGCGCACCTCGACCGCGGTCGCGGTCCGGTCGCCACGGTGCTGGTCCAGCGCGGAACCCTCCGCGTTGGCGACTCGATCGTGGCCGGTCCGGCCCACGGTCGCGTCCGGGCGATGCTCGACGAGCACGGCAACGAGATCACCGAGGCCGACCCGTCGCGTCCCGCGATGGTGCTGGGTCTCTCGGCGGTGCCGGGTGCGGGCCAGAACTTCATCGTGGTCGAGGACGACCGCATGGCCCGCCAGATCGCCGAGAAGCGCGAGGCGCGCGAGCGTGCGGCCATGCAGGCCAAGCGCCGTGTGCGCCGCAGCCTCGAGGACTTCATGGCGTCCATGGAGAAGGGCGAGAGCCAGGAGCTCAACCTCATCCTCAAGGGCGACGTGTCCGGTTCGGTCGAGGCGCTCGAGGACGCGCTGTCCCAGATCGACGTGGGCGACGAGGTCTCCCTGCGCGTGATCGACCGCGGTGTCGGTGCGATCACCGAGACCAACGTGGACCTCGCCGCCGCCTCCGACGCCATCATCATCGGCTTCAACGTCCGCCCGCAGGGCAAGGCGAGCCAGATGGCCGACAAGGAAGGTGTCGAGATCCGCTACTACTCGGTCATCTACCAGGCGATCGAGGAGATCGAGGCGGCGCTCAAGGGCATGCTCAAGCCGGTCTACGAGGAGTCGACCCTCGGCCAGGCGGAGATCCGCGAGATCTTCCGCTCGTCCAAGGCCGGCAACATCGCGGGCTGCATGGTCACCTCCGGCCTCATCCGGCGCAACGCCAAGGTCCGGGTCCTGCGCGACGGAGCGGTGGTGGCCGACAACCTCGACCTCGCCTCGCTGCGCCGTGAGAAGGACGACGCCTCCGAGGTCCGCGAGGGCTTCGAGTGCGGTCTGGTGCTCCGCAACTTCCAGGACATCAAGATCGGCGATGTCGTGGAGGCGTTCGAGATGCGCGAGATCCCGCGCAGCTGA
- a CDS encoding YlxR family protein, which yields MATTSDTPAPGPVRTCVGCRTKAAASELLRVVAGSDAEGRPALVPDPQHRAPGRGAHLHPTTECWRLAVRRRAFPRALRSEVPLAGAPVEDYLASRQHDQSESQQHRPETGAHSS from the coding sequence GTGGCCACCACGTCTGACACCCCTGCGCCCGGACCCGTCCGGACCTGCGTGGGTTGCCGGACCAAGGCCGCTGCGAGCGAGCTGCTCCGCGTGGTCGCGGGCTCGGACGCCGAGGGCCGACCGGCCCTGGTGCCGGACCCGCAGCACCGGGCACCCGGCCGCGGGGCGCACCTGCACCCCACGACGGAGTGCTGGCGGCTCGCGGTGCGACGCCGAGCATTCCCCCGGGCACTCCGCTCGGAGGTCCCGCTCGCCGGGGCGCCGGTGGAGGACTACCTCGCCTCGCGCCAGCACGACCAGTCCGAATCACAGCAGCACCGACCAGAAACTGGAGCACACAGCTCATGA
- the nusA gene encoding transcription termination factor NusA → MDIDLSILRMLEREKEISFEVLAEAIEQALLTAYQRATESHHPARVELDRKTGHVTVWARELGEDGTAGPEYDDTPQGFGRIAATTAKQVMLQRLRDAEDEKTFGEFSGKEGDIISGTIQQGRNPDDVMVDLGKLEAILPISERVPGEKYVHGERIKCLVTSVRKGMRGPQITLSRSHPTLVKKLFALEVPEIADGTVEIAGIAREAGHRTKIAVHSTVPGVNAKGACIGPMGQRVRNVMSELHGEKIDIVDWAEDPAELVAHALSPARVNSVEIVDLAARSCRVVVPDFQLSLAIGKEGQNARLAARLTGWRIDIRSDEAPSEE, encoded by the coding sequence ATGGACATCGACCTGAGCATCCTGCGGATGCTGGAGCGGGAGAAGGAGATCTCCTTCGAGGTGCTCGCGGAGGCGATCGAGCAGGCGTTGCTGACGGCCTACCAGCGCGCCACCGAGTCGCACCACCCCGCCCGCGTCGAGCTCGACCGCAAGACCGGCCACGTCACCGTGTGGGCGCGCGAGCTCGGCGAGGACGGCACAGCCGGCCCCGAGTACGACGACACGCCGCAGGGGTTCGGCCGCATCGCGGCGACCACCGCCAAGCAGGTGATGCTCCAGCGGCTGCGCGACGCCGAGGACGAGAAGACGTTCGGCGAGTTCTCCGGCAAGGAGGGCGACATCATCTCGGGCACCATCCAGCAGGGTCGCAACCCCGACGACGTGATGGTCGACCTGGGCAAGCTCGAGGCGATCCTGCCGATCAGCGAGCGCGTGCCGGGAGAGAAGTACGTCCACGGCGAGCGCATCAAGTGCCTGGTGACGTCGGTGCGCAAGGGCATGCGCGGGCCGCAGATCACGCTCTCGCGCTCCCACCCGACGCTGGTCAAGAAGCTCTTCGCCCTCGAGGTCCCCGAGATCGCCGACGGCACGGTGGAGATCGCCGGCATCGCCCGCGAGGCCGGACACCGCACCAAGATCGCCGTGCACTCCACCGTCCCCGGCGTCAACGCCAAAGGCGCGTGCATCGGCCCGATGGGCCAGCGGGTGCGCAACGTGATGAGCGAGCTGCACGGCGAGAAGATCGACATCGTCGACTGGGCCGAGGACCCCGCCGAGCTGGTCGCGCACGCGTTGTCGCCGGCGCGGGTCAACTCCGTGGAGATCGTCGACCTGGCCGCGCGCTCGTGCCGGGTCGTCGTGCCCGACTTCCAGCTCTCCCTCGCGATCGGCAAGGAGGGCCAGAACGCCCGCCTCGCCGCGCGGCTCACCGGCTGGCGCATCGACATCCGCTCCGATGAGGCGCCCAGCGAGGAGTGA
- the rimP gene encoding ribosome maturation factor RimP, translating to MSTPRQDATRDRIEAELVDPLLALGFDVEAVEVTPAGKRRVLRVAVDKDGGVTLDDVADATREVSRVLDESDVMGEMPYTLEVTSRGVDRPLTRSRHWRRNADRLVKVTRADGTEVTGRIVSSDDTVATLDVDGEQHEVAYADVAKALVQIEFNRKTEKPEKKDD from the coding sequence ATGAGCACCCCGCGACAGGACGCCACCCGGGACCGCATCGAGGCGGAGCTGGTCGACCCCTTGCTGGCGCTGGGCTTCGACGTGGAGGCCGTCGAGGTCACCCCTGCCGGCAAGCGCCGGGTGCTGCGGGTGGCTGTCGACAAGGACGGCGGCGTCACCCTCGACGACGTCGCCGACGCGACCCGTGAGGTGTCCCGCGTGCTCGACGAGTCCGACGTGATGGGCGAGATGCCCTACACGCTCGAGGTCACCTCGCGCGGCGTCGACCGGCCACTCACCCGGTCGCGCCACTGGCGCCGCAACGCCGATCGCCTCGTCAAGGTCACCCGTGCCGACGGCACCGAGGTGACCGGCCGGATCGTCTCGTCCGACGACACCGTCGCCACCCTCGACGTCGACGGCGAGCAGCACGAGGTCGCCTACGCCGACGTGGCCAAGGCGCTCGTGCAGATCGAGTTCAACCGCAAGACCGAGAAGCCTGAGAAGAAGGACGACTGA
- a CDS encoding ferritin-like domain-containing protein, whose translation MSVLDALQAALAEEHATLWTYGVLGARTSQTASPALYDAVTAAYRRHRSRRDQLRLMVRDAGGEPVAAAVAYEVDGALVRAPQVQRAAVGLESAGVETLLALVAQSSGEVREWALTEATWSAVWQLELGGTAETWPGAPELD comes from the coding sequence ATGAGCGTCCTCGACGCCCTCCAGGCCGCGCTCGCCGAGGAGCACGCCACGCTCTGGACCTACGGCGTGCTCGGCGCGCGCACGTCCCAGACGGCGTCCCCCGCGCTGTACGACGCGGTGACCGCGGCGTACCGACGTCATCGTTCACGGCGCGACCAGCTGCGCCTGATGGTCCGCGACGCCGGCGGTGAGCCCGTCGCAGCCGCGGTGGCCTACGAGGTCGACGGCGCGCTCGTCCGCGCGCCCCAGGTGCAGCGCGCCGCGGTCGGCCTCGAGTCGGCCGGCGTGGAGACGCTGCTCGCCCTGGTCGCGCAGTCCAGCGGCGAGGTGCGCGAGTGGGCGCTCACCGAGGCGACGTGGTCGGCGGTGTGGCAGCTCGAGCTCGGCGGCACCGCAGAGACCTGGCCGGGCGCGCCCGAGCTCGACTGA
- a CDS encoding HAD family hydrolase produces MSIEAVIFDWGGTLTRWHDVDFHAESLALAEAVRRTPTPDDDHHAHAARLHRAGEVVWGRSRDHQQSATIADLFAEAGLDHDPELLSAYYDFWEPHTATDPEVQSMWEELRGMGLKVGVLSNTVWPRAWHVGFFERDGVYDLVDGDVYTSEIPWTKPSPKAFGAAMDAVGVSDPAACVYVGDRLFDDVWGAHNAGLRAVHVPHSAIPPSQVGHTEGEPDATVTSLAEVPAVVRRLGAT; encoded by the coding sequence ATGAGCATCGAGGCCGTCATCTTCGACTGGGGCGGGACCCTGACCCGCTGGCACGACGTCGACTTCCACGCCGAGTCGCTGGCCCTGGCGGAGGCCGTACGCCGCACCCCCACGCCGGACGACGACCACCACGCGCACGCCGCGCGCCTGCACCGAGCGGGCGAGGTCGTCTGGGGACGCAGTCGCGACCACCAGCAGAGCGCGACGATCGCCGACCTCTTCGCCGAGGCCGGGCTCGACCACGACCCCGAGCTGCTGTCCGCCTACTACGACTTCTGGGAGCCGCACACGGCGACCGACCCAGAGGTGCAGTCGATGTGGGAGGAGCTGCGGGGCATGGGCCTCAAGGTCGGGGTCCTGTCCAACACCGTGTGGCCGCGTGCGTGGCACGTCGGCTTCTTCGAGCGCGACGGCGTCTACGACCTGGTCGACGGCGACGTCTACACCAGCGAGATCCCGTGGACGAAGCCCTCACCGAAGGCGTTCGGCGCCGCGATGGACGCGGTCGGGGTGAGTGACCCGGCCGCCTGCGTCTACGTCGGGGACCGTCTCTTCGACGACGTGTGGGGCGCCCACAACGCCGGCCTGCGCGCCGTCCACGTCCCGCACAGCGCCATCCCGCCCTCACAGGTCGGGCACACCGAGGGGGAGCCCGACGCGACCGTCACGTCGCTGGCCGAGGTCCCCGCCGTCGTGCGCCGCCTCGGCGCCACCTGA